CACTAACCTGGTCATCCTGCACCTGGTAATCATTGTACTCTAACTGACCAGCGAACTCCTGAGGCTCAAATCCCGGATCTTGAACCTCGTACTGCTCCGGTTCAAGAACCGGATCTTGAACCTGGTACGGTTGGTGACCGAGAGTCTCATCATCGACCTGGTACTGCAACCCGTTATGGACCTCATCCAACCCATGCTCTGGTACCTCGTCTCCATTGTTTGCGACGAAATTTTGCTGATCCTCAGCTTCAGCCATGACTACAGCACTTAATTAAAAAAATAAAAAATCAGAATACACACACGCAAATTAGTAAGCCTAGCTTCTACTCACACATAGAGCCAAACTGCGTGAAATGGGAACCTAGAAAAAATCGATTAGAGCACTAGAGACTTTACGAACCCTAGAATTGCCAATTGAGAGAGGCGAGAACTACAGCACAGAGATATGACGGTGTGTACTACTTACGTGGTATCGGTAGAACCTTCGACGGGATTAGAGAGTAAACCGGAAACTCGCTTTGAACGAGGTGCGGCGGAGAAAGAGAGAGAGAGAGGGTGAGAGATTCCGGCGGTTATGGAGGCGCTGGTGAATTATCTTAAAGTTGAGATCCAGGAGTATTCAACTTCTATTTTATTACACTTCACACCTTCTGAATTTCGATAACTTCTAATTTTGACCAAAGTTTCTGAGTAATGATTATAACTGTAGGCCCAATATTATGGGCCTTTAGTCTGTTCGGCCTTTATGAATTCCTGTGTTACTAATTTAATTTTCTCTATTGCTACTTGTATTATATAAAATTGTAAAATAACATTATACTCTCTCCGTTTCACTTTATTTGTCGATTTAGGTTTATGCACACATATTATATTTCCAAAATAAAAATATCATTAGCTATACACCTAACCACATTTCAACCAACTGAAAAATAAAATAGAGAATATTGTTATTAAATTTTGCATCAAAAACATAAAACTACACTTAAAATGAAACAAAATTTTAACTCTAAAACTACAAATAATATGAAACGGAATGAGTATATTATATGGATTTTGCAAACCCATATAAACTTTTTGTCCAAAAATACTTCAAATTTTGAGACATTGATATAATATTTGATTTTTTTTTTGTTTTATATTTTTGGTTTGTTCTCATCTCTGAATGATTGCTTGTCACGAAACAGCTACCATCATTTTACTTATTATATTCCACTAAGAAAATGAAAAGAAACAAATCACTGGAATGTTTTGAGAAAGAAAAAAAATCATATATTTCTCATACTAAACAACTACTATCATATCTAGAGTATTATGTTCATTCGATATGTCACACAAAATGAAACAAAAACAACAATGCACAATAAAAGAGTGATATCGATCTTTCTCTGTGGTGTGTTTTCTGAGACAGGCTCCTTCCTAGGCCTCGGTGGCTGCAGCTTCTTCTCGTGCTTCAATAGCCGCGTCGGTCTCAGCTTTAGCTACCTCCTCGGGAGTTTTGCCGTTGGTCACAGGTGGCACCAAAGAGTCAAACTTGTCTGATTTGCCCAGCACAATCTCAATCTGCAGCAACAACACCCATATAAGAATGTAAAATTAACAAGTCACAAGTTCTTAAAAGGAGATGTACACTCGCCTTTGCCTTCTGGACCATCCTTCCTTTAGTCTCGTCTTTCATTCCCACAGTCGATGTCAACACTTCTGAAAAAAAGGTTAAAACAGTTTCTTGAATCAGACGAAAGCATTTTTTTTCTTAATTCATAAAAAGAGAGACTCCTCTGTACTTACTCTTCTCTATAGCTAATCCATTGTTCTTCAAGATCTCAGAGATCGTTACCACAGTTGTGATCGCTATGCACAAACCACACAGTTCAAATAAGATTACACAAAAGAGAAAGATCTTGTAAATAATCCTAAGTAAATACTTAAAAATCTATACCCATTCCAAGTGCAGAGAGTTCGACCTCGTTGTGTTGCTGCATGTACCTCTACACATCAAACAATAAAAGAATCAAACGCACGAGATTGCATTCAGATTAGGAATACGAACAAACACTTGGTGTGCAGAGATCAAGACCGAAGATCTATTGTAAATCATTACTTCTACAATAAGATCTAGC
The DNA window shown above is from Brassica oleracea var. oleracea cultivar TO1000 chromosome C3, BOL, whole genome shotgun sequence and carries:
- the LOC106336233 gene encoding uncharacterized protein At2g34160-like, which encodes MAMEVATPAPAPERNIVLAPPSVKATAESHKKNRIQVSNTKKPLFFYVNLAKRYMQQHNEVELSALGMAITTVVTISEILKNNGLAIEKKVLTSTVGMKDETKGRMVQKAKIEIVLGKSDKFDSLVPPVTNGKTPEEVAKAETDAAIEAREEAAATEA